The genomic region AGTTATAGCTTCGCTTTAAAGATGCATTTAAAATGCACTTTATATTATTAAGAATGAGGTAACGGCTATGGCTTATCGCGATCAACCCTTAGGTGAACTGGCGCTCTCTATTCCTCGCGCTTCGGCACTGTTTCGTAAGTACGATATGGATTACTGCTGCGGCGGTAAACAGACGCTGGCCCGCGCTGCTGCGCGTAAAGAGCTGGACGTTGAGTCGATTGAAGCCGAACTGGCGCTGCTGGCTGAACAGCCGGTTGAAAAAGACTGGCGTGTGGCTCCGCTGGCTGAAATCATCGACCATATCATTGTCCGTTACCATGACAGACACCGCGAACAGTTACCGGAGCTGATCCTGCAAGCAACCAAGGTTGAGCGCGTTCATGCCGACAAGCCGAATGTACCGAAAGGGTTGGCAAAATATCTGACCATGCTGCATCAGGAGCTTTCCAGCCACATGATGAAAGAGGAACAGATCCTGTTCCCGATGATCAAGCAAGGTATGGGCAGCCAGGCGATGGGGCCCATCAGCGTGATGGAAAGTGAGCATGACGAAGCGGGCGAACTGCTGGAAGTGATTAAGCACACCACCCAGAACGTGACCATTCCGCCGGAAGCATGTACCACATGGAAAGCGATGTATAACGGGATTAACGAACTGATCGATGATCTGATGGAGCACATCAGTCTGGAAAATAATGTTCTGTTCCCGCGTGCGTTAGCCGGGGAATAACACTTTGCCGGATGGCGGCTGCGCCTTATCCGGCCTACAAATCATGCTTAACCGTAGGCCCGGTAAGCGCTAGCGCCACCGGGCATTGCCATTAACGTACGCCTGCCTTGCGCTTTTTACCGATAAATAACCAGCCCAGCCCCAGCGCGATAAACCACAGCGGCGTAACGATCAGCGCCTGGCGGGTATCGTCCTCCAGCGTCAGCAGCACGATGACGAACACAAAGAACGCCATGCAGACCCAGCACATCAGTTTCCCGAGCGGCATCTTGTAGATCGATTTCTCATGCAGGTGCGGACGCTGTTTGCGATACACCAGGTAGGAACAAAGGATAATCGTCCACACAAACATAAACAGGATCGCCGAGACCGTGGTAATCATGGTGAATGCGCCAATTACGCTTGGGTTCACGTACAGCATGACCACCCCGCCCAGCAGGCAGATACAGGAGAAGGTTAGCCCTTTCGCCGGCACCGCGCGTTTAGACAGTTTGGCGAACGCGCTCGGTGCTACGCCTTCCTGCGCCAGACCGAATAACATACGGCTGGTGGAGAACACACCGCTGTTTGCCGACGAAGCCGCAGAGGTGAGTACCACAAAGTTGATCACGCTGGCCGCCGCAGGCAGGCCGACCAGGACAAACAGTTCCACGAACGGGCTCTTATCCGGCACCACGGAACTCCACGGCGTCACGGACATAATGACAATCAGCGCGAAGACGTAGAACATGATGATACGAATCGGAATAGAGTTAATCGCACGCGGCAGAGATTTCTCTGGATCTTTCGTTTCCGCCGCAGTCGTTCCCACCAGTTCAATACCCACAAACGCGAACACCGCAATCTGGAAGCCTGCAAAGAAGCCGCTAATCCCTTTCGGGAACCATCCGCCGTCATTCCACAGATGAGCAAAAGACGCTTCCACACCGGTTGGCGACTGGAAGTGCATGGCAACCATCACCAGACCGACAATAATCAGCGAAACGATAGCCACGATTTTGATCATCGCAAACCAGAACTCCATTTCACCAAACATTTTCACGGTGGCGAGGTTCAGGCTTAGCAGCAGGACAATAACCGCCAGCGAGGCGACCCAATCCGAAAGCCCGGGGAACCAGAACTGCGCATAGGCAGTGATAGCCACGACGTCCGCCATACCGGTGACCACCCAGCAGAACCAGTAGGTCCAGCCCGTGAAATAGCCCGCCCACGGCCCAAGCAGATCGGAGGCGAAATCGCTGAAAGATTTGTATTCAAGATTCGAGAGCAGCAATTCTCCCATTGCACGCATCACGAAAAAGAGCATGAAGCCGATGATCATATAAACAAAAATGATCGACGGTCCGGCGAGACTGATCGTTTTGCCCGATCCCATAAACAAGCCAGTGCCAATGGCACCGCCAATCGCGATAAGCTGAATATGTCGGTTTGTAAGATTGCGCCGTAGCGACTGTTCGGTCGGAGCCTGTTCGTCGGCAGCGACTTTGACCTGATCTACCATGTTTTTTCTTCCTGTACCTGTCTGTGTTGTGCGGGCTCTGCGGCCTTTAATGTGTTCATAGTAAGGCTATGATACGACGATCCTGTTATCAGGACTCATCGATATTAGGTAAGAATCGGAGGGATGAGTACTACGATTTAGCAATAATGTTAATTATATGTTTAAAGTGAGTGTCATATCACTATGCTAATGGGAATTAGTTCACAAAAATACGCATCACTTATCTTTTAGCAAGATAAAATACCGTCTTCAGTTGATTCAGCGGTTTTATTATTTTACGTCTGTTCCCTCCGAATGAAGGGAACAGAAGATACGGCTTACAGGATTTCCAGCAGCTCGACGTCAAATACCAGGGTGCTGAACGGCGGGATTGCAGCGCCTGCGCCACGCTCGCCATAGGCCAGTTCCTGAGGGATGGTCAGTTCCCATTTTGAGCCAACCGGCATCAGGGTCAGCGCTTCAATCCAGCCTGGGATCACGCCGTTAACCGGGAATTCAGCCGGTTCGCCACGGGCAACAGAGCTGTCAAAGACGGTACCATCGATCAGTTTACCGGTGTAGTGAACGCGAACGCGGTCAGTACGTGCCGGGATAGCGCCTTCGCCCTGGGTCAGTACGCGGAATTGCAGGCCTGACTCGGTGCTGTTTACGCCTTCTTTTTCACGGTTCTGTTCCAGATATTTCACGCCATCTGCTGCCATCGCCTGGAAGCGCTCGCGACGAACGGCATCCGCACGCTCATGAATTTCACGCAGGGCGCGATGTACCACATCAACCGGCACGGCAGGTTGTTTACCTTCCAGCGCATCAGCAATACCCGCAACCAGCGCTTCAGGCAACAGCCCTTCCAGTCCGGATTCGCTCAGTTGCTGGCCTACCTGCAAACCAATGCCGTAGCTTGCTTGCGCTTCGATAGTGTCAAAAGTTGGGGTTGCCATCGTATTTCCTTTTATCGGATATAAAGTAGCGGGCAGCATAACAGCCACGCCCCTTTCGGTAAAATGTTGTCTGGTTGAGGATGACAAATCACAGGGAAAAAGAAACAATAGTCATATCCCCTACGAATATGACAAAAGCGGGGATTATCACGAACATCAGAGTGTTAGCTGTCTATACTCTATGTTTGAGGAACGAGACGCGGAGCAGGAGGAAAGTCATGCCCGGGCGCTTTGAACTAAAATCAACCCTGGCGAAAATCTGGCATGCACCGGACAATTTTCGCCTCATGGATCCGCTTCCGCCGATGCACCGTCGTGGCATTATCATTGCCGCCATCGTGTTGGTGGTCGGTTTCCTGCTTCCTTCTGGCGACAGCAACAATGCGCCGGTTGTCACCCGCGACGCCCAGTTAGATCTGCAATCACAGTCTCAGCCGCCGACCGAAGCACAGCTTCAGTCGCAGCTTGTCACGCCGCAAAACGACCCAGGGCAAGTCGCCCCGGTTGCGCCGGAACCGATTCAGGAAGGCCAACCAGACGAGCAGCCTCAGACACAAACCCAGCCTTTACAGCCGGATAGCGGTATTGACCAGCAGTGGCGCTCTTATCGGGTCGAAGCGGGTAAAACGATGGCGCAACTGTTCCGCGATCACGGTTTGCCGCCAACAGACGTGTATGCCATGGCGCAGGTAGAAGGAGCAGGCAAGCCACTCAGCAATTTGCAAAACGGGCAGATGGTTCAGATTCGTCAGAATGCGAATGGCGTCGTCACCGGGCTGACCATTGATACTGGCAATAATCAACAGGTACTGTTTACCCGTCAGCCGGACGGCAGTTTTGTCCGGGCCCGGTGAATAAAAAACAATTTCTTATCCGGCCTACAAACTGATACGCCTTTGTAGGCTCGGATCGCTGCTCGCCACCGGGCAGGCGGTTAACCTTTCCGCACCTTATTGACCCAGGCTATTCCCGAGCATACCAACAGCAGCGCGATAGCGTATTTCCATTCAAGAATATTTTCGCCAAGGAAAATGGCCGACAGTACCGCACCGGAAACCGGGATCAGGAAGTTAAACGGGGCAATCATCCCCACGCGGTTGTATTTAAGCAAAATGCTCCACAGCGCAAAAGCCACCGATGAAAGTAACGTCAGATAGCCCAGAATCGCGACAGATGCAAAGCCATGGACGGTAAGCGTGCCGCCAAAAGCGTAACCACCAATAACCAGTACCAAACCGCCTATGCCTAACTGGTAGCCCGTCATCACCGTCGGATCCACCGTCTGTGAGATTCGCTTACCATAAAGCGTTGCGGCAGAGAGAATAAATGCGGCCAGCACAATGGAACCGTCTCCCGCCAGGCTGAAGCTGAAGTCCATCAGTCCACTATTGAAGTTTACCACCATCACGCCCGTGAAGCCGAGAATACAGCCTAACGTTTTGTTGTAGCTAAGCTTGTCGTTCTGATAGATGAAATGTGCCAGCAGCACGCTAAAGAAGGTGCCGGTGGCGTTCATGATCGAGCCTTTCACCCCTGTGGTAAATGCCAACCCGATATAAAAGAAGATGTACTGCAATGTGGTTTGCGTCAGTCCCAGCAGCGTTAGCTGACCAAACTGGCGGGCGTTCAGTCTGCCGATCGGTTTGCGTTGCGCCATCGCCAGCAGCAGTAGCAACAGGCCGGCGAATAAAAACCGATATCCGGCAAAGACAATCTTGGAGGGGATGTCATCAGCCGCTATCTGAAAGATCTCATAGCCACTTTTAATCGCCGGATAGGCACTTCCCCAGAGCAGGCAGCAAAACGCGGCGCTGAGGTAGACAATATTTTTACGTGAAAACAGCGATTGCGGGTGCGCGGTATCCATTCTTCACCACATTGAAATTATGTTTTATTTTTATTGATTATCCAGAAAAGGATCGCGAATAGCCAGAACGAAAATGCAGGAAACAGAAAAGCAAAACGCCGACACAAGGTCGGCGTTTCTCACGAAGCTGTCAGAATAAAAACTTATTCTGCAACAACGTTAATGGTCAGCTTAGCGAATACTTCGCTGTGAACCTGGAAGTCCACTACGTGCTCACCAGTGGTACGCAGAACGCCGTTCGGCAGACGAACTTCGCTCTTAGCCACTTCAACGCCAGCTGCAGTTACAGCGTCAGCGATGTCGCGGGTACCGATGGAACCGAACAGTTTACCTTCGTCGCCTGCTTTAGACGCGATGGTTACGGTTTCCAGTGCGTTGATTTTCTCAGCGCGTGCATTTGCAGCAGCCAGAACGTCAGCCAGTTTAGCTTCCAGTTCAGCGCGACGTGCTTCGAAATATTCAACGTTTTTCTTGGTAGCAGGAACAGCTTTACCCTGTGGTACCAGGAAGTTACGAGCATAGCCCGCTTTAACGTTAACCTGATCACCCAGGCTACCCAGGTTTGCTACTTTATCAAGCAGAATAACTTGCATTACCTTATCCTCTCAAAGTCGTATTAATGGACCGTGACCGATTACTGATGACGATCAGTGTACGGCAGCAGGGACAGGTAGCGAGCGCGTTTGATAGCGCGAGCCAGCTGACGCTGGTATTTTGCACGGGTACCGGTGATACGGCTTGGGACAATCTTACCGCTTTCGGTGATGTAGTTTTTCAGCGTAGCGATATCTTTATAGTCGATCTCTTGAACGCCTTCCGCGGTGAAACGGCAGAACTTGCGACGACGGAAATAACGTGCCATATGGCTAGTCTCCAGAATCTATCAATTCAATCTGCTCGGCATGCAGAACCATTTTGCTCAGGCCGTTCTTTGCCTTGTGGCAAGAGATGAACCCCTGAACGGTCACTGCGCTACCGACCGTTATACTGTGAGTAATGGCCTGGTTTTCGTGTCCGCTAACAATAACGGGCATTTGGCACCACGCCTGCCGGTGAAACCCGGCTTCCTCTTGCACAGAACGATGCTCAAGCACGAACTGGCAATGCGGAATTCCTGATGGACTGACCTTTCGAAGGGGGGCCCTGCATACGATGCCGGACAACGCCAGACGGTTGGTCATCAGAAATTACTCTTCAGAATCCCCAGCATCTGCATCATCTGCGGTTTCGTTTGCGAAATCATCGCGACGCTCACGGCGCTCGTCTTTCGCTTTAACCATCGGAGATGCTTCGGTAACAGCGTGCTTAGTACGCATTACCATGCTACGGATAACGGCATCGTTGAAGCGGAAAGTTGTTTCCAGCTCATCGATCACTTCCTGCGGCGCTTCAACGTTCATCAGAACGTAGTGAGCTTTGTGCAGTTTGTTGATCGGGTAAGCCAGCTGACGGCGGCCCCAGTCTTCCAGACGGTGGATCGTGCCTTCTGCACCAGTGATGGCAGCAGTGTAGCGTTCGATCATACCCGGAACCTGTTCGCTCTGGTCAGGATGGACCATAAAAACGATTTCGTAATGACGCATCGAATTGCTCCTTACGGATTATTCAGCCTCCTGTCTGGGTCAGCCGAGGCCCATGGAGGCAAGGAACGTGTTAAAGGTCGGCTGAAAAATGACGCGTCATAATACTGGCGACGAGCGGTAAACTCAAGGTGATATCAATAATATTTCTTGCGCAGCCCCCGCTTCGCAGGCAGATGGCTGTTATTTAACGAGAAGACGATGATGCGATAATTTTTTGAACAACTGCATCAGAAATGGTCGTTAACGACTTTGTCAGCAGTGATTAAAATTAAATCAGAGACAACGAACAGAGAGGAGAACCGTCCGACCAGAGTCAGCTGTTGAGGAGGTAAAGATGAGAACCTGTATTTTAACCCTTCTGGCTGGGCTTTTGCTAAGCGCAAATGCGATGGCAGCCATTACATTCGACCACCAGCAAGCCAGAAATATGGATGACGTGCAGAGCTTAGGCGTGATTTACATTAATCATAACAATGCCACTGAAAGTGAAGCAGGTCAGCCCCAGAATGAAAAGACCAACGCGCGAGATGCGCAATACGGTCATGTGCTCCTGATTCAGGAACCTGAAACTCAACGTATCAGCGCGGATTTTTATCGCTAGCACCAGGAATAACCAACAACAAGATAGCCACTCTTTGACTTGCCCCCTTCCTGGGGGCTTTTTTTGTGAAAAACGGCCCCGGAACCCTGACCGGTGACATCCTCAGAAGGAGTGGGTTCCGGAGCGTTTTTTTACTTCTTGCTACTCATTTCTGCCCGTAATAAGCATCCGGGCCATGCTTACGCATAAAGTGTTTGTTCATCAGGTAACCGTCGATCGGGTTAAGGCCAGGGTTAATGCCGCGAGCAATCCATGCCATGCGTGCCACCTCTTCCATAACTACGGCGTTATGCACCGCGTCATGAGCATCTTTACCCCAGGCAAACGGACCATGCTGATACACCACGATGCCCGGCGTATGCAGTGGTTCGGCGTCGCTCAACGTTTCGATGATCACCTTGCCCGTATTCAGCTCGTATTCCCCCTGCACTTCTTCTTCCGTTAAAGCCCGTGTACAGGGTATATCGCCAAAGAAGTAGTCGGCATGGGTCGTGCCAAGCGCCGGAATCGCCAGCCCTGCCTGCGCCCACGCCGTCGCGTGAGTTGAGTGCGTATGCACCACACCACCGAGGGAAGGATAACGCTGATACAACGCCAGATGAGTGGCAGTATCTGAGGAAGGGCGATAGCGCCCTTCCACGACGTTACCCCGCATATCGACGACAACCATGTCATCCATCTGCATGGTTTCGTAGGCAACCCCGCTGGGTTTAATAACCACCAGGCCGCGTTCGCGATCGATAGCGCTGACGTTGCCCCAGGTAAAAGTCACTAAGCCGTAACGCGGCAAATCCATGTTGGCGTCAAACACCTGCTGTTTTAGCTTTTGCATTACGCCGCCTCCACCAGGCCCGCACTGGCCATGCGCGCTTTCACCCAATCGCGCGCTTTCGCCACCTCAAGTGCCGGATCGTCCGCCGTTTCACTCCACATCTCAATCAGGTATGGCCCGCAATACCCACTCTGCTTGAGCGTCTCAAAACAACGTTCAAATTCGACAATGCCTTCACCGAACGGCACATTCTTGAACACGCCCGGTTTAGTGTCTTTGACATGCACTGCGACGATATGCCCCATGCCAGCCTGTAATTCCATCTGCACATCGTTGTCCCATGCCGACAAATTACCGATATCAGGATAAAGCTGGAACCATGGATTGTTCAGGTAGTGGGCATACCCCAACGCCTTGCTAATGGAATTCATCAGCGGGTAATCCATGATTTCCATCGCCAGCGTCACCTGCGCACGGCTCGCCATTTCAACGCTCTCTTTTAGGCCGTCACGAAAACGACGGCGCGTTTCATCGTTAGCTTCCTGATAATAGACGTCATAACCAGCTAGTTGGATCACGCGGATACCGACATCCTGTGCAAAGCGAATGGCTTTGCGCATGATTTCAAGTCCTTGAGCACGCACGGCGTCATCTTCACTGCCGAGAGGAAATCGTCGGTGCGCGCTCAGGCACATGGAGGGTACCCGAACGCCCGTGTCGGCAATCGCTTTCACCAGCGCCAGGCGCTGTTCCTGATTCCAGTCGAGACGCGCCAGGCGTGCGTCGGTTTCATCCACCGACATTTCAACAAAGTCAAAACCCAACGCGTTCGCCATCCGCAGACGTTCCAGCCAGCACTCCCCGGCGGGGAGCGCTTTTTCATAGATGCCAAGCGGGATCTGTTTCGACAGCATATCCGCTCCTTATCCCCACAACTGGGCGATGGAACGTTTAAACTGACGCGCCGCTTCAACAGGAGAAGCCGCATCGCGAATGCTGCGACCCGCAATGAATACGTGAATCGGAATGCCTTTGAACAGCGGCAGATCTTCCAGCGCCAGGCCACCCGTGACAGTGACTTTGAAGCCCATATCGGCCAGACGCTTGATGGCGCTGATATCCGCTTCACCCCATGCCACGCCAGCGGCCTGGGCATCGCGGCTACGGTGATAGACCACCTGCTGAATGCCCGCATCGCGCCACTCCTGCGCCTGCTCCCAGGTCCAGAATCCTGTCAGTTCAATCTGCACATCGCCGTTGAACTCTTTTGCCACATCCAGCGCGCCTTTTGCGGTGTTGATATCCGCACAGCAGATAACGGTGACCCAGTCGGCGTTGGCTTCAAAACACATGCGGGAAAGGATTTTGCCGGCATCGGCAATTTTGGCATCAGCCAGGACAATCTTGTGCGGATAGAGTGCTTTTAAATCACGGACCGCGCGAACGCCTTCGCCGACGCACAGAATGGTACCGACCTCGATAATGTCGACTTCTTCCGCAATCAGACGAGTCGTTTCATAGGCGTGAGAGAGCGTTTGGTTATCCAGCGCGACCTGCAACATAGGTAATGACATGATACTTTCCTCTTAAACGGAAGCCGCGTTAGCGCGGTCAATTAAATCAAGAACGTCCTGCTCGGTACGGCAGGCACGTAAACGGTCAAAATTGGCTTCATCTTCAAAGAGATTGACGATCTGCATGATGCCCACTTCCTGGTGGGTATTGGCATCAACCGCCGCCATGGTGATCAGGATGTCGACCGGATCGTTATCTTCATGGTTAAACACCAGCGGCTCTTTCAATGTCACCAGCGCAAACCCGGTTTTTTTAACGCCCTCTTCCGGACGACCATGCGGCATTGCCAGCCCCGGCGCCAACACAAAGTAGGGACCGAACTGTTCCACGCCATCAAGAATGGCCTGGTAGTAACGCGGCTCGACGACGTCAGCCTTAACCAGTAGATCCACACTCAGCTTTACCGCCTCCTGCCAGGTGCTGGCTTCTGCCTGTAACAGGATGGAGTTATTTTCGGCGAGCGAATCACGTAATTTCATCAGTCCCCCTTACTTCACGCCCTGCGGGAAATGTTCGTTGATCACTTCCAGCAGCTTTGGGCCAAAATCGGCAGGCGACAGCATGTTGCGCACGCCAACCACATATTTATTACCCGTCACGGTGATCTCACCGGCGATATGAGTAGAAGCGATAATGATGTCCGCGCCACCCAGTTCACTTTTGTATTCGCCCACTGCGCAGCTGTTTACGGTGTGGTCAATATTTGATTGGGTCAAAAACTGGTCCACTTTCATTTTCATGATCATGGAGCTTCCTTGCCCGTTGCCACAGACAGCCAGGATACGTACGGTCATAATCAAACTCCTAATTAAGCAGCGTTTTCTGCCAGTTGTTTTTCAGCGTCTTCTTCAGCGCGCAATGCACGCCCTGCGAAGACCATATAAGCCAGTGCGATTACGATAATGACGGCCATGAAGACGATGCCGACGGAGAAGAAGCCCTGCATCATCGGCGGTGCCAGAATTGACCAGTCCGCCATACCCATCCAGGCGCTCATGCCTGTCAGCTTCACTGCCCACACGCAGCCAAAGATCTCGATCATCCCCATCACCAGACAAATCTTGAGTGCCGCGCGCCAGCCGCCGAAGTGGTTAGCAAACACGCCGATAGTGGCGTTAGAGAAGAACATCGGGATAAAGCCCGGAATAATCAGAATGGAAGAGCCGCAGCCTACGAGGATACCCACCGCGATCAGCTGGCCGATGGTGCCCCACATAAAGCCCCAGACAACTGCGTTCGGCGCGAAGCTATAAATCGCGGCGCAGTCAATCGCCAGTACGGCACCTGGAATCAGGCGCTGGGAGATACCGTTAAACGCTTCAGAGAGCTCAGCGACGAACATGCGCACGCCCTGAGTGATGATGAAAATCGCGACGGCAAACGAGAAGCCGGTTTGCAGAATGTAGACCGTCCAGTGGGTTTTACCCGCCATCGCCTGCACAACGTCGATACCAAAGGAGAGCAGAATCGCACCGAAGAAAATCGTCATTACGATCGCCGTAGACACGATGTTGTCATGGAAAATATTCAGCCAGCCAGGCAGCTTAAGATCTTCAACACTCTCTTCTTTCTTACCCAGATACGGCGCGACTTTATAGGCGATCCAGGAGGCGAACTGCTGCTGGTGACCAATAGAGAAACCGCAGCCGTCTGTCACTTCCTGCGTCGGCTTGTACATCATGTTGGACGTGATGCCCCAGTACAGGGAAACCAGCACCGCTGTACAGATAATCGTGGTCCACATCGGATAGCCGAAGATATAGAAGGAAACAGCGATTAAACCCGCCTGCTGAAACATGATATGCCCGGTAAGCATGATGGTACGGATACCGGTGATACGCCGCAGCAGGACGTAACAGATGTTCAGCGCCAGCGCCAACAGTACGGCATAGCCGACCCAACTGTAGGCGTCGCCCATCCGCTCAATAGTCGCCATCATCGACGCGTAGGTGTCAGAGATCGCCCCGTTGATACCGTAAACCTCAGACATCTTCGCGACGACAGGTTTAAAAGTGCTTGTCAGGATGCCTGACCCGGCCTGCAAAAGCATAAAACCGATGATGGTTTTAATGGTGCCTTTGATAATTACGCTGACGCTTTTACGCAGCAGGATATAGCCAAGACAGGTCACGATACCCAGCAATAGCGGGGCATTGGTCATAACCTGATTAAAAAAAACGGTAAAGATGTTGTAGAGGATCTCCATAACTCTCTCCAGAAAAAAATGGGAACACAAGGGGAAACCCTGCGTGGTTGGTGTCAACACTCTAGTAATCAAAAATAATCACCACAAGATTGAATTTGATTATTTGTGACGCGTCACGCAAATTATTTCCACTCACTGCGTAATGATTTTCAACCTGGCAACATAGAAATAAATTATGCCTTATAATTCATCATGTTGATGAGATATATGGATAAGTTTAGCACCCAGAAATCAGAGAATCTGTGAGCTGGCGAAGTTAAAATTCCACTTTTTAGCCATTGCAAAACGCTCAAAATGATGCAAGCATTAATCACAACAAATCACATCATGATTACTTTTGATTTAAACCGGGAGTCAAACGATGAGTAAAGTGAAAAGCATCACGCGGGAATCTTGGATCCTGAACACCTTTCCAGAGTGGGGAAGCTGGCTGAACGAGGAGATCGAACAAGAACAGGTCGCACCGGGCACCTTTGCGATGTGGTGGCTGGGCTGTACTGGGATCTGGCTGAAATCTGAGGGCGGCACTAATGTATGCGTCGATTTCTGGTGTGGCACCGGTAAACAAAGCCACGGCAATCCGTTAATGAAAGCGGGTCATCAGATGCAGCGCATGGCAGGGGTGAAGAAATTGCAGCCTAACCTGCGCACCACACCGTTTGTCCTTGATCCTTTCGCCATTCGTCAGATTGATGCCGTACTGGCGACTCACGACCACAACGATCATATTGATGTCAACGTTGCCGCGGCGGTCATGCAGAACTGTGCGGACGATGTTCCGTTTATTGGCCCGCAAACCTGTGTCGATCTGTGGATCGGTTGGGGCGTGCCGAAAGAGCGCTGCATCGTGGTTAAACCGGGCGATGTCGTAAAAGTCAAAGACATTGAAATTCATGCGCTTGATGCGTTTGACCGCACCGCGTTGATCACCCTGCCGGCCGATCAAAAAGCCGCTGGCGTTCTGCCTGACGGAATGGATGCGCGCGCTGTGAACTATCTGTTCAAAACGCCGGGTGGCTCGCTGTACCATAGCGGTGATTCCCACTATTCCAACTATTACGCGAAGCACGGTAACGAGCATCAGATTGACGTCGCGCTGGGCTCGTACGGCGAAAACCCTCGTGGCATTACTGACAAAATGACCAGCGCCGATATGCTACGCA from Citrobacter sp. RHB25-C09 harbors:
- the rpsR gene encoding 30S ribosomal protein S18; protein product: MARYFRRRKFCRFTAEGVQEIDYKDIATLKNYITESGKIVPSRITGTRAKYQRQLARAIKRARYLSLLPYTDRHQ
- the priB gene encoding primosomal replication protein N, translating into MTNRLALSGIVCRAPLRKVSPSGIPHCQFVLEHRSVQEEAGFHRQAWCQMPVIVSGHENQAITHSITVGSAVTVQGFISCHKAKNGLSKMVLHAEQIELIDSGD
- the ytfE gene encoding iron-sulfur cluster repair protein YtfE → MAYRDQPLGELALSIPRASALFRKYDMDYCCGGKQTLARAAARKELDVESIEAELALLAEQPVEKDWRVAPLAEIIDHIIVRYHDRHREQLPELILQATKVERVHADKPNVPKGLAKYLTMLHQELSSHMMKEEQILFPMIKQGMGSQAMGPISVMESEHDEAGELLEVIKHTTQNVTIPPEACTTWKAMYNGINELIDDLMEHISLENNVLFPRALAGE
- a CDS encoding OapA family protein; the protein is MPGRFELKSTLAKIWHAPDNFRLMDPLPPMHRRGIIIAAIVLVVGFLLPSGDSNNAPVVTRDAQLDLQSQSQPPTEAQLQSQLVTPQNDPGQVAPVAPEPIQEGQPDEQPQTQTQPLQPDSGIDQQWRSYRVEAGKTMAQLFRDHGLPPTDVYAMAQVEGAGKPLSNLQNGQMVQIRQNANGVVTGLTIDTGNNQQVLFTRQPDGSFVRAR
- the rpsF gene encoding 30S ribosomal protein S6, whose protein sequence is MRHYEIVFMVHPDQSEQVPGMIERYTAAITGAEGTIHRLEDWGRRQLAYPINKLHKAHYVLMNVEAPQEVIDELETTFRFNDAVIRSMVMRTKHAVTEASPMVKAKDERRERRDDFANETADDADAGDSEE
- the rplI gene encoding 50S ribosomal protein L9; this translates as MQVILLDKVANLGSLGDQVNVKAGYARNFLVPQGKAVPATKKNVEYFEARRAELEAKLADVLAAANARAEKINALETVTIASKAGDEGKLFGSIGTRDIADAVTAAGVEVAKSEVRLPNGVLRTTGEHVVDFQVHSEVFAKLTINVVAE
- a CDS encoding DUF1471 domain-containing protein, with the protein product MRTCILTLLAGLLLSANAMAAITFDHQQARNMDDVQSLGVIYINHNNATESEAGQPQNEKTNARDAQYGHVLLIQEPETQRISADFYR
- a CDS encoding L-ribulose-5-phosphate 4-epimerase — translated: MQKLKQQVFDANMDLPRYGLVTFTWGNVSAIDRERGLVVIKPSGVAYETMQMDDMVVVDMRGNVVEGRYRPSSDTATHLALYQRYPSLGGVVHTHSTHATAWAQAGLAIPALGTTHADYFFGDIPCTRALTEEEVQGEYELNTGKVIIETLSDAEPLHTPGIVVYQHGPFAWGKDAHDAVHNAVVMEEVARMAWIARGINPGLNPIDGYLMNKHFMRKHGPDAYYGQK
- a CDS encoding DMT family transporter, which codes for MDTAHPQSLFSRKNIVYLSAAFCCLLWGSAYPAIKSGYEIFQIAADDIPSKIVFAGYRFLFAGLLLLLLAMAQRKPIGRLNARQFGQLTLLGLTQTTLQYIFFYIGLAFTTGVKGSIMNATGTFFSVLLAHFIYQNDKLSYNKTLGCILGFTGVMVVNFNSGLMDFSFSLAGDGSIVLAAFILSAATLYGKRISQTVDPTVMTGYQLGIGGLVLVIGGYAFGGTLTVHGFASVAILGYLTLLSSVAFALWSILLKYNRVGMIAPFNFLIPVSGAVLSAIFLGENILEWKYAIALLLVCSGIAWVNKVRKG
- the cycA gene encoding D-serine/D-alanine/glycine transporter produces the protein MVDQVKVAADEQAPTEQSLRRNLTNRHIQLIAIGGAIGTGLFMGSGKTISLAGPSIIFVYMIIGFMLFFVMRAMGELLLSNLEYKSFSDFASDLLGPWAGYFTGWTYWFCWVVTGMADVVAITAYAQFWFPGLSDWVASLAVIVLLLSLNLATVKMFGEMEFWFAMIKIVAIVSLIIVGLVMVAMHFQSPTGVEASFAHLWNDGGWFPKGISGFFAGFQIAVFAFVGIELVGTTAAETKDPEKSLPRAINSIPIRIIMFYVFALIVIMSVTPWSSVVPDKSPFVELFVLVGLPAAASVINFVVLTSAASSANSGVFSTSRMLFGLAQEGVAPSAFAKLSKRAVPAKGLTFSCICLLGGVVMLYVNPSVIGAFTMITTVSAILFMFVWTIILCSYLVYRKQRPHLHEKSIYKMPLGKLMCWVCMAFFVFVIVLLTLEDDTRQALIVTPLWFIALGLGWLFIGKKRKAGVR
- the fklB gene encoding FKBP-type peptidyl-prolyl cis-trans isomerase, which encodes MATPTFDTIEAQASYGIGLQVGQQLSESGLEGLLPEALVAGIADALEGKQPAVPVDVVHRALREIHERADAVRRERFQAMAADGVKYLEQNREKEGVNSTESGLQFRVLTQGEGAIPARTDRVRVHYTGKLIDGTVFDSSVARGEPAEFPVNGVIPGWIEALTLMPVGSKWELTIPQELAYGERGAGAAIPPFSTLVFDVELLEIL